Proteins from one Thermococcus sp. M36 genomic window:
- the shyB gene encoding NAD(P)-dependent hydrogenase/sulfhydrogenase 2 subunit beta, translating into MRYIKLSSENFEKFFNSLKALGKVYGPVKKGNIYSFQEVQRAEEMSLDYNRTMLPPKKFFVMPRDTILRLKNGRWENGINDEPFVLFGVHSCDIHGLKILDKVYLEEPADPYYRVRRENAIVIGISCMPDEYCFCKSLGTDFAMDGFDLFLHELPDGWLVRVGSVRGHEIAWEHEELFDEVTEEDLANFRAFEERRAKSFKKELNKEGLADMLDLAYNSPVWKKYADICLACGNCNMVCPTCRCYEVCDKWLNAYEAVRERRYDSCFMESHGLVAGGHNFRPTRLDRFRHRYYCKSYFDPSAGFNCVGCGRCDEFCPAKIEHVKVLDEVRGSLQ; encoded by the coding sequence ATTCTTTCCAGGAGGTTCAGAGGGCGGAAGAGATGTCCCTTGATTACAACAGGACAATGCTCCCACCGAAGAAGTTCTTCGTAATGCCCAGGGACACGATTCTCCGCCTGAAGAACGGCAGATGGGAGAATGGTATCAACGATGAACCGTTCGTCCTCTTCGGGGTACACTCCTGTGATATCCACGGGCTGAAAATCCTCGACAAGGTGTACCTGGAGGAGCCGGCCGACCCGTACTACAGGGTCAGGCGAGAGAACGCCATCGTAATCGGCATCAGCTGCATGCCCGACGAGTACTGCTTCTGCAAAAGCCTCGGAACGGACTTTGCGATGGACGGCTTCGACCTCTTCCTCCATGAGCTCCCCGACGGCTGGCTGGTAAGGGTCGGAAGCGTGAGGGGGCATGAGATAGCCTGGGAGCACGAGGAGCTCTTTGATGAGGTAACAGAAGAAGACCTCGCCAATTTCAGGGCCTTTGAGGAGAGGAGAGCGAAGTCCTTCAAGAAGGAGCTCAACAAGGAGGGCCTGGCGGACATGCTCGACCTAGCCTACAACAGCCCGGTGTGGAAGAAGTATGCAGACATATGCCTCGCCTGCGGCAACTGCAACATGGTGTGTCCGACGTGCCGCTGTTATGAGGTATGTGACAAGTGGCTCAACGCCTATGAGGCAGTGAGGGAGAGGCGCTACGACTCGTGTTTCATGGAGAGCCATGGGTTAGTCGCCGGGGGGCACAACTTCAGGCCGACCCGCTTAGACCGCTTCAGGCACAGGTATTACTGCAAGAGCTACTTCGATCCCTCGGCCGGCTTCAACTGCGTCGGTTGCGGGAGGTGTGACGAGTTCTGCCCGGCAAAGATAGAGCACGTTAAGGTTCTCGACGAGGTGAGGGGGTCCCTGCAATGA
- the shyC gene encoding NAD(P)-dependent hydrogenase/sulfhydrogenase 2 subunit gamma → MTENPYISYDARILEVKDLTPREKLFTLRFIDPDVGEKFEFKPGQFVIVDIRGFGEFPISLCSSPTRRGYLQLCIRKVGRMTKFIHRMKEGEIVGIRGPYGNGFPMERMEGSNLILVAGGLGMAPLRSVLWYAIDSGKYEHIWLLYGTKAYEDILFRDEIIHLLKHGEAMNCSVKLAYEVESPSCIYLEKGFSDRVCRGVVTDLFRGEEFDVNNTYALICGPPVMYKFVIRELLDRKLSPGRIYMTLERRMRCGVGKCGHCIVGTSTSIKYVCKDGPVFTYWDALSTRGLI, encoded by the coding sequence ATGACCGAGAATCCATACATATCCTACGACGCGAGGATCCTGGAGGTCAAGGACCTCACCCCCAGGGAGAAGCTCTTCACGCTACGCTTTATAGACCCCGATGTTGGGGAGAAGTTCGAGTTCAAGCCGGGCCAGTTCGTCATCGTGGACATAAGGGGCTTCGGCGAGTTCCCGATAAGCCTCTGTTCATCCCCGACGAGAAGGGGCTACCTCCAGCTATGCATCAGGAAGGTCGGCAGGATGACGAAGTTTATCCACAGGATGAAGGAGGGTGAGATAGTAGGCATTAGAGGACCCTACGGCAACGGCTTTCCGATGGAGAGGATGGAAGGCTCGAACCTTATCCTCGTCGCCGGCGGTCTCGGGATGGCGCCGTTGAGGTCCGTCCTCTGGTACGCGATTGATTCAGGAAAATATGAACACATCTGGCTCCTCTACGGCACGAAGGCCTACGAGGACATCCTCTTCCGCGACGAGATAATCCACCTCCTGAAGCACGGTGAGGCCATGAACTGCTCCGTAAAGCTGGCCTATGAGGTGGAAAGCCCGTCGTGCATCTACCTTGAGAAGGGCTTCTCGGACAGGGTCTGCCGGGGCGTCGTTACCGACCTCTTCCGCGGGGAGGAGTTCGACGTGAACAACACCTACGCCCTCATTTGCGGCCCCCCGGTCATGTACAAGTTCGTTATCAGGGAGCTCCTTGACAGGAAGCTCTCTCCGGGGAGGATTTACATGACCCTCGAAAGGCGCATGCGCTGCGGAGTAGGCAAGTGCGGCCACTGCATCGTCGGGACAAGCACCTCAATCAAGTACGTCTGCAAGGACGGCCCGGTCTTCACGTACTGGGACGCCCTCTCCACAAGGGGGTTGATATGA
- the shyA gene encoding NAD(P)-dependent hydrogenase/sulfhydrogenase 2 subunit alpha, producing the protein MIIELREFTRVEGNGKAEIVIEDGEVKEVRLKIVEGPRFFELLTLGRHYYDVPDLEARICAICYLAHSVASVIGIERAFGVEVPEEIQLLRELGLIGEFLESHALHLYLLVAPDVFGYPDAIRMATKHGELVREGLTLKAFGNRLRELIGGREIHGINVKPGGFGRYPTVEELEEIEKQSEALIRLAKRAVRVFAGLDPYGEKAEHFVATDGYLWGDMLIAEDGEPFHYTDRIEEHSLVYSFAKQSHYKGEAFFVGALPRLLLKAEMLTPEARRLFEEHRKKLETGHVSYNNLAQAIELVYSLERAGEIARTLLDRGIEGENVPIEPREGEGIGYVEAPRGLLIHHYRIDSEGKITYSNIITPTALNHAMIEASLLREAKALYGETDEREMVQRLEETVRAFDPCISCSVHIVKL; encoded by the coding sequence ATGATAATCGAGCTGCGCGAATTTACCCGCGTCGAGGGCAACGGTAAGGCCGAGATAGTCATCGAGGACGGGGAAGTCAAGGAAGTGAGGCTCAAAATTGTCGAAGGGCCGCGCTTCTTCGAGCTGCTCACCCTCGGGAGGCACTACTACGACGTGCCCGACCTGGAGGCGAGGATATGCGCCATATGCTACTTAGCGCACAGCGTTGCCTCCGTTATAGGCATAGAGAGGGCATTTGGCGTTGAAGTCCCAGAGGAGATTCAACTGCTGAGGGAGCTGGGCCTCATCGGGGAGTTCCTTGAGAGCCACGCGCTCCACCTCTACCTCCTCGTTGCGCCCGATGTGTTCGGCTATCCTGACGCAATAAGGATGGCCACAAAACACGGTGAACTGGTGAGGGAGGGACTGACCCTCAAAGCGTTCGGCAACAGGCTGAGGGAGCTGATAGGCGGGAGGGAGATACACGGCATCAACGTCAAGCCCGGAGGCTTTGGAAGGTACCCGACCGTTGAAGAGCTAGAGGAGATAGAGAAACAGAGCGAGGCCCTGATAAGGCTCGCCAAGAGGGCCGTGAGAGTATTCGCCGGTCTCGATCCCTACGGGGAGAAGGCGGAACACTTTGTAGCGACCGACGGCTACCTGTGGGGAGACATGCTGATCGCAGAGGACGGGGAACCGTTCCACTACACGGACAGGATAGAGGAGCACTCCCTCGTTTACAGCTTCGCCAAGCAGAGCCACTATAAAGGGGAGGCGTTTTTCGTAGGTGCCCTGCCGAGGCTCCTCCTCAAGGCGGAGATGCTCACGCCAGAGGCCAGGAGGCTCTTTGAGGAGCACAGGAAGAAGCTCGAAACCGGCCACGTGAGCTACAACAACCTCGCCCAGGCGATAGAACTTGTGTATTCCCTTGAGCGGGCAGGAGAGATAGCAAGGACACTCCTCGACCGCGGGATAGAGGGTGAGAACGTCCCCATCGAGCCGAGGGAGGGGGAAGGAATAGGCTACGTCGAAGCGCCCAGGGGCTTGCTCATACACCACTACCGCATTGACTCCGAGGGCAAAATCACGTATTCCAACATCATAACGCCAACAGCGCTGAACCACGCCATGATAGAGGCCAGCCTGCTGAGGGAGGCGAAAGCCCTCTACGGCGAGACTGACGAGAGGGAGATGGTGCAGAGGCTGGAGGAGACTGTCAGGGCGTTTGACCCCTGCATCTCCTGTTCCGTGCATATTGTCAAACTGTAG
- the shyD gene encoding NAD(P)-dependent hydrogenase/sulfhydrogenase 2 subunit delta, with product MMEKLKLGVFELTDCGGCALNILFLYERLFDLLEFYEISEFHMASSLKTENHYDVAIVTGTVSSHRDLELLKEARNHSNYLIALGTCATHGSVQASVELPIREKLKAVYGDEGNPMRALDSKPAVEYVAVDLAIPGCPYNKDELYQALMDIAKGVDPVRPDYPVCIECKLNEYECVLVKKGLPCLGPITLGGCNAACIKSGLGCIGCRGPLPGEVNPASEYEILRGLGYNDEYIVKKFKTFARWEP from the coding sequence ATGATGGAGAAGCTCAAGCTGGGTGTTTTCGAGCTCACCGACTGCGGCGGCTGTGCCCTGAACATTCTCTTCCTCTACGAGAGGCTCTTCGACCTGTTAGAGTTCTATGAGATAAGCGAGTTCCACATGGCCAGCAGCCTGAAGACGGAGAACCACTACGACGTGGCCATCGTCACCGGCACCGTTTCGAGTCACCGCGACCTGGAGCTGCTCAAGGAGGCCAGAAACCACTCGAACTACCTAATCGCCCTGGGGACGTGTGCCACCCACGGCTCAGTTCAGGCAAGTGTTGAGCTCCCCATCAGGGAGAAGCTGAAAGCTGTTTACGGCGACGAAGGCAACCCGATGAGGGCCCTCGACTCAAAGCCGGCCGTTGAGTACGTGGCCGTTGATCTTGCCATTCCCGGCTGTCCCTACAACAAGGACGAGCTGTACCAAGCACTGATGGACATAGCCAAGGGCGTTGACCCAGTGAGGCCGGACTACCCGGTCTGCATTGAGTGCAAGCTCAACGAGTATGAGTGCGTCCTGGTCAAGAAGGGATTGCCCTGCCTCGGCCCGATAACCCTCGGCGGCTGCAACGCGGCCTGCATAAAGTCGGGCCTCGGCTGTATAGGCTGTCGCGGCCCGCTACCCGGCGAGGTGAACCCAGCGAGCGAGTACGAGATACTCAGGGGGCTCGGCTACAATGACGAGTACATAGTTAAGAAGTTCAAGACCTTTGCGAGGTGGGAACCATGA